One Pararhizobium sp. IMCC3301 DNA segment encodes these proteins:
- the fabI gene encoding enoyl-ACP reductase FabI, producing MRGKRGLIMGVANDHSIAWGIAKALHAEGAELAFTYQGEAFGRRVKPLVESVGSDLLIPCDVEDLASVDNVFEALKKRWGSIDFLVHAIAFSDKNELKGKYAATSRTNFSRTMLISCFSFTEIAARAAEIMPDGGALLTLTYGGSSRVMPNYNVMGVAKAALEASVRYLAGDFGAQGIRVNAISAGPVRTLAGAGVADARLMFDFQEKNCPLQRNVTIEDVGGSALYLLSELSRGVTGEIHFADSGYNILSMPRLEQLKAIRT from the coding sequence ATGCGCGGTAAGCGTGGACTTATCATGGGTGTTGCGAATGATCATTCGATCGCCTGGGGAATTGCAAAAGCCTTGCATGCGGAAGGTGCGGAGCTTGCCTTCACCTATCAGGGAGAAGCGTTCGGGCGGCGCGTCAAGCCGCTGGTGGAAAGTGTCGGTTCCGACCTGCTGATTCCCTGCGATGTGGAGGATCTGGCCAGCGTTGACAACGTGTTTGAGGCCCTCAAGAAGCGTTGGGGCAGCATTGATTTTCTGGTGCATGCCATTGCCTTTTCCGACAAGAACGAACTGAAAGGCAAATATGCCGCGACCAGCCGCACGAATTTCTCGCGCACCATGCTGATTTCCTGTTTCTCATTCACCGAAATTGCCGCCCGTGCTGCCGAGATCATGCCCGATGGCGGTGCGCTGCTTACGCTGACATATGGCGGTTCCTCGCGTGTTATGCCGAATTACAACGTCATGGGCGTTGCGAAAGCGGCGCTGGAAGCATCGGTGCGCTATCTGGCAGGTGATTTTGGCGCCCAGGGCATTCGCGTCAACGCCATTTCCGCAGGCCCGGTGCGCACTCTGGCCGGAGCGGGTGTGGCTGATGCCCGTCTGATGTTTGATTTTCAGGAAAAGAATTGTCCGCTGCAGCGCAATGTCACCATTGAGGATGTCGGTGGCAGTGCGCTTTATCTGCTGTCTGAGCTGTCACGCGGCGTGACTGGTGAAATCCACTTCGCCGACAGCGGATATAATATTCTTTCCATGCCCCGGCTGGAGCAATTGAAAGCTATCAGAACCTGA
- the irrA gene encoding iron response transcriptional regulator IrrA yields the protein MKHEAMNETGVVDLLRDHHLRPTRQRVALAEMLFSRGHRHISAEALHEEADGLNIKVSLATIYNTLHQFTNAGLLRAVPVDGSKTYFDTNVANHHHFFVEDDQMVIDIPAQRFSVGMLPEPPEGMEITRVEVVVRVRRKSGFKTP from the coding sequence ATGAAGCACGAAGCGATGAACGAAACAGGCGTGGTGGATTTGCTGCGCGATCATCATTTGCGCCCGACTCGCCAGCGCGTCGCGCTTGCCGAGATGCTGTTTTCCAGGGGACACCGGCACATAAGTGCCGAGGCTCTGCACGAAGAGGCGGATGGCCTGAACATCAAGGTTTCGCTGGCGACGATCTATAATACGCTGCACCAATTCACCAATGCCGGGCTGCTGCGCGCTGTCCCTGTTGATGGCTCAAAAACCTATTTCGATACCAATGTCGCCAATCACCATCATTTCTTTGTCGAAGATGACCAGATGGTGATCGATATTCCGGCGCAGAGATTTTCCGTCGGCATGCTTCCAGAGCCACCAGAAGGCATGGAAATTACCCGGGTTGAAGTGGTTGTCCGGGTGCGCCGCAAATCCGGATTCAAAACACCCTGA
- the fabB gene encoding beta-ketoacyl-ACP synthase I gives MKRVVVTGMGIVSSIGNNKAEVLDSLKTARSGITRSEEYAELGFRCQVYGKPTLDPFTLVDRRAARFMGMGSAWNWVAMQEAIEDSGLEESDISNPRTGIIMGSGGPSTKTVIEAAATTIENKSPKRIGPFAVPKAMSSTASATLATPYKILGVNYSISSACATSNHCIGNAYETIQMGKQDIVFAGGSEDLDWSMSNLFDAMGAMTSKHNDTPATASRAYDATRDGFVIAGGAGVLVLEELEHAKARGAKIYGEIVGYGATSDGHDMVAPSGEGAVRCMQQALSTVEGTVDYINTHGTSTPVGDKKEIGAIKEVFGEKIPFISATKSLTGHSLGATGVQESVYCLMMMEHSFMAESAHITELDPDFEGVPILRERKDTEVRIALTNSFGFGGTNATLVFRRDV, from the coding sequence ATGAAACGCGTTGTCGTTACAGGCATGGGCATTGTGTCCTCAATTGGCAATAACAAAGCCGAAGTTCTGGACAGTCTCAAGACCGCCCGCTCGGGCATCACCCGTTCGGAAGAATATGCCGAACTTGGCTTTCGCTGCCAGGTTTACGGAAAGCCGACACTCGATCCATTCACTCTGGTTGACCGGCGTGCAGCCCGGTTCATGGGTATGGGATCAGCCTGGAACTGGGTTGCCATGCAGGAAGCCATAGAGGATTCCGGCCTGGAAGAGAGTGACATTTCCAACCCGCGAACCGGCATCATAATGGGCTCCGGCGGCCCCTCGACCAAGACAGTCATTGAGGCCGCCGCGACCACCATCGAGAACAAATCGCCCAAACGCATCGGCCCCTTTGCCGTTCCCAAGGCGATGTCCTCCACAGCGTCTGCGACACTGGCGACGCCCTATAAAATTCTCGGCGTCAACTATTCCATCTCCTCGGCCTGTGCCACCTCAAATCATTGCATCGGCAATGCCTATGAGACGATTCAGATGGGCAAGCAGGACATTGTGTTTGCCGGAGGCAGCGAGGATCTCGACTGGTCAATGTCGAATCTGTTCGACGCTATGGGCGCCATGACCAGCAAGCACAATGACACGCCGGCGACGGCCTCGCGGGCCTATGACGCGACCCGCGATGGGTTTGTTATCGCCGGGGGCGCCGGCGTTCTGGTTCTGGAAGAACTGGAACATGCCAAAGCGCGTGGCGCAAAAATCTATGGTGAAATTGTCGGCTACGGCGCAACGTCCGACGGCCATGACATGGTGGCACCATCGGGCGAGGGCGCGGTGCGGTGCATGCAGCAGGCACTCTCGACCGTTGAGGGTACTGTGGACTACATCAACACCCATGGCACTTCGACGCCGGTCGGCGACAAGAAGGAAATCGGCGCCATCAAGGAAGTCTTTGGCGAGAAGATCCCCTTCATCTCGGCGACCAAATCCCTTACCGGCCACTCACTCGGTGCTACCGGCGTTCAGGAATCGGTTTACTGCCTGATGATGATGGAGCACAGCTTCATGGCGGAGAGCGCTCATATCACAGAGCTCGACCCGGATTTTGAAGGTGTACCCATTCTGCGTGAGCGCAAGGATACAGAGGTCAGAATAGCTCTGACCAATTCATTTGGCTTTGGCGGCACCAACGCAACTCTTGTTTTCCGCCGCGACGTGTAA
- the fabA gene encoding 3-hydroxyacyl-[acyl-carrier-protein] dehydratase FabA, which translates to MTRPSSFDKAALLECGHGRLFGPGNAQLPLPPMLMFDRITAISEEGGEYNKGLIRAEYDINPDLWFFACHFEGDPVMPGCLGLDAMWQLLGFYLGWLGEPGRGRALSVGEVKFSGMVTPDIKRIEYGIEIKRVMRSRLKLGIADGWLKADGETIYQTKDLRVGLFQTEAQTEAQTEA; encoded by the coding sequence ATCACGCGCCCATCTTCATTTGACAAGGCAGCTCTGCTGGAATGCGGTCATGGCCGGCTTTTCGGACCGGGCAATGCCCAGTTGCCTTTGCCGCCGATGCTGATGTTCGATCGCATCACCGCGATTTCCGAAGAGGGAGGCGAATATAATAAGGGCCTGATCCGGGCCGAATATGACATTAATCCGGATCTCTGGTTCTTTGCCTGTCATTTTGAAGGGGACCCGGTCATGCCGGGTTGTCTCGGGCTTGACGCGATGTGGCAATTGCTCGGCTTTTATCTTGGCTGGCTTGGCGAACCGGGCCGCGGCCGCGCCCTGTCTGTGGGTGAAGTCAAGTTTTCCGGAATGGTAACGCCGGATATCAAACGCATCGAATATGGCATCGAAATCAAACGCGTCATGCGTTCACGTCTGAAATTGGGTATCGCTGATGGCTGGCTAAAGGCCGATGGCGAAACTATCTATCAGACCAAGGATTTGCGAGTCGGTCTGTTCCAGACCGAAGCCCAAACCGAAGCCCAAACCGAAGCATAG